One Cydia fagiglandana chromosome 11, ilCydFagi1.1, whole genome shotgun sequence genomic region harbors:
- the LOC134668939 gene encoding uncharacterized protein LOC134668939: MTGASIRTLRTIKKEGSINQGQWNTPGKKRPRPPTVSNLDNFDVSAIRNKINEFYCVKKQVPTLRALHADLKESIGFSGCCETLRKILHENGFEFKKNKEERSILMEKFEISGWRQRFLRAIHKKREEGKNIVYLDETYVHQNYRPKKSWQGPSTSGLVEKISSGKRHIIVHAGSEQGFVPNALLVFSTKSKAADYHDDMNSSNFLKWLREMLIPNLTEPSVIVMDNASYHVTQINKPPTMHSLKADIQKWLRENNIPYEECFKKEELMCLVEENKISPIYAAEELLKQHGHEVLKLPPYHCDLNAIELIWSLTKRKIASRNVGLPGSDTENLIRECFAMITPEDWKKSTDHVINVERKYKSKDNITDTELAPFIIEVRESDNDSDSSLSGIEFLESDFDYDS, translated from the exons ATGACag gtgcAAGCATTCGTACACTACGCACAATTAAAAAAGAGGGTTCTATTAACCAAGGCCAATGGAATACGCCAGGGAAAAAACGACCCCGGCCACCAACTGTGTCAAATTTAGACAATTTTGATGTGTCAGCCAtccgtaataaaattaatgagttTTATTGCGTCAAAAAGCAGGTACCTACTCTAAGAGCCTTACATGCGGATTTGAAAGAATCTATAGGATTCTCAGGATGTTGTGAAACACTGAGGAAAATACTACACGAGAACGGatttgagtttaaaaaaaataaagaagagCGCTCCATCCTCATGGAAAAGTTTGAAATATCTGGGTGGAGGCAAAGGTTTCTTAGAGCTATACATAAAAAACGGgaagaaggaaaaaatattgtgtatctTGATGAGACATATGTCCATCAAAATTACAGACCGAAGAAGTCATGGCAAGGGCCTTCAACTTCCGGTTTAGTTGAAAAAATTTCCTCGGGTAAGCGGCATATTATAGTGCATGCTGGATCAGAGCAAGGATTTGTGCCCAATGCTTTGCTTGTTTTTAGCACAAAATCCAAAGCAGCTGACTATCATGATGACATGAACAGTTCTAATTTTTTAAAGTGGCTACGAGAAATGTTAATCCCAAATTTGACTGAGCCCAGTGTAATTGTTATGGACAATGCCAGTTACCAtgtaacacaaataaataagcCTCCAACCATGCACAGCTTAAAGGCTGATATTCAAAAATGGCTAAGGGAAAATAATATCCCATATGAAGAGTGTTTCAAAAAGGAGGAATTGATGTGCCTCGttgaggaaaataaaattagTCCCATATATGCAGCAGAGGAGTTATTGAAGCAGCATGGGCATGAGGTCCTTAAATTGCCTCCATACCATTGCGATCTAAACGCTATTGAGTTGATATGGAGCCTCACAAAGCGAAAAATAGCCAGCAGAAATGTGGGGCTACCGGGTTCAGATACGGAAAACTTGATCCGAGAATGTTTTGCAATGATTACCCCGGAAGattggaaaaaaagtacagacCATGTAATAAATGTGGAACGAAAATACAAGTCTAAGGACAACATTACAGACACTGAACTAGCTCCATTCATAATAGAAGTTCGGGAAAGTGACAATGACAGTGATAGTTCTCTGTCAGGAATTGAATTTCTTGAATCCGATTTCGATTATgattcttaa